AAAGAGGCCATCACCTTTTTAAGCCCACTATGCTCAAAATCAACCTCAAGTTTATCTCCCATGATCTCTACAATTCGCCCATAGCCAAATTTGATATGAAAGACCCGATCATTGACCCGATGCGAATCATCGACCTGATATGACGAGGCAACGCCTGCTTTGGAACCTGAACCTGCGCCGGGGGCAGACGCGAAGCCAGAGAAAAGTGACTCGCTCGACGATAAGCGTGTTTTGATTTGTGGCTCCTCCTCATGGAAGCGACGAGCAAAAAGGCCAGGCTGCGTATGCTCTTCAACAAGATCTTCGGGCAATTCATCTATAAAACGCGAAGGAAGAGAGGACTGCCACGCTCCATGGAGGCGCCGATTCGCCGCAAAGCAGATATAGGCTCGCTTGCGTGCGCGCGTCAACCCCACGTAAGCCAGCCGCCGTTCCTCTTCCAATGCTTCGCGTCCCACTGTATCAAGGGCACGCGCGTTGGGAAAAA
This region of Elusimicrobiota bacterium genomic DNA includes:
- a CDS encoding ATP-binding domain-containing protein, producing ETDELKGAAWKALRSFLTDLERWSRQLQILTPAELAGIVLDESGYTHMWQQDKSVEAPGRLENLKELVSALNEFQSLSDFLEHVALVMENNAAAQQEAVSIMTLHSAKGLEFNTVFLAGWEEGIFPNARALDTVGREALEEERRLAYVGLTRARKRAYICFAANRRLHGAWQSSLPSRFIDELPEDLVEEHTQPGLFARRFHEEEPQIKTRLSSSESLFSGFASAPGAGSGSKAGVASSYQVDDSHRVNDRVFHIKFGYGRIVEIMGDKLEVDFEHSGLKKVMAS